Proteins from one Juglans microcarpa x Juglans regia isolate MS1-56 chromosome 1S, Jm3101_v1.0, whole genome shotgun sequence genomic window:
- the LOC121246762 gene encoding uncharacterized protein At4g15545-like isoform X1: MMAKDSGGPNFDLPQEVVEVLPSDPFEQLDVARKITSIALSTRVSALESQSSALHSKLADKDQLVADLRAQIEYLDASLSDTADQLALANEEKASLLKQNASLSNTVKKLNRDVSKLEVFRKTLVQSLQEEDENNVGAPEVVAKIQSHSSLSSASQIGDDDATFPYSRYSSLQSQRPELGNSFAEDHEADVRPRISPGLLLASQAGTPQLTPPDSPHSLSASVSPARTSKPVSPRLYSTSSLVHSSHHGSISSSDTGSHSGRTRADGKEFFRQVRTRVSYEQFGAFLANVKELNAHKQTKEETLLKADEIFGPDNRDLYTIFEGLVTRNVH; the protein is encoded by the exons atgatGGCGAAGGATTCTGGTGGCCCCAACTTCGATCTTCCCCAGGAGGTGGTGGAAGTGCTGCCGTCCGATCCTTTCGAGCAGCTCGATGTGGCCCGCAAAATCACCTCCATTGCCCTCTCCACCCGTGTCTCCGCTCTCGAATCCCAGTCCTCCGCCCTCCACTCCAAACTCGCCGACAAGGACCAGCTCGTCGCTGACCTCCGGGCCCAGATTGAGTATCTCGACGCCTCCCTATCCGATACCGCCGATCAACTCGCCCTTGCCAACGAGGAAAAG GCGAGCTTGCTAAAACAGAACGCTTCGCTGTCCAACACCGTGAAGAAGCTTAATCGAGATGTCTCCAAG TTGGAGGTCTTCAGGAAGACACTCGTGCAATCTCTTCAAGAGGAGGATGAAAATAAT GTAGGGGCTCCAGAGGTTGTTGCTAAGATACAAAGCCATTCAAGTTTATCTTCTGCGTCACAGATAGGAG atgatgatGCCACATTTCCATATTCTAGATATTCTTCACTCCAGAGTCAGAGGCCTGAACTAGGAAATTCATTTGCAGAGGATCATGAGGCTGATG TAAGACCTCGCATCTCACCTGGCCTCCTATTAGCATCCCAAGCTGGCACACCTCAGCTCACTCCTCCAGATTCCCCCCATAGCCTATCTGCATCGGTGTCTCCAGCAAGAACATCTAAACCTGTGTCTCCAAGGCTGTATTCAACGTCTTCTTTGGTGCACTCAAGCCATCATGGTTCGATATCAAGCTCTGACACAGGATCGCATAGTG GAAGAACACGGGCTGATGGGAAAGAATTCTTTCGCCAAGTCAG GACCCGAGTGTCTTACGAGCAGTTCGGTGCCTTTCTAGCAAATGTTAAGGAATTGAATGCCCACAAGCAAACAAAAGAa GAGACTCTACTCAAGGCTGATGAGATTTTTGGCCCAGACAACAGGGACCTTTATACGATATTTGAGGGGTTGGTCACTCGCAACGTCCACTGA
- the LOC121246762 gene encoding uncharacterized protein At4g15545-like isoform X2: MMAKDSGGPNFDLPQEVVEVLPSDPFEQLDVARKITSIALSTRVSALESQSSALHSKLADKDQLVADLRAQIEYLDASLSDTADQLALANEEKASLLKQNASLSNTVKKLNRDVSKLEVFRKTLVQSLQEEDENNVGAPEVVAKIQSHSSLSSASQIGDDDATFPYSRYSSLQSQRPELGNSFAEDHEADVRPRISPGLLLASQAGTPQLTPPDSPHSLSASVSPARTSKPVSPRLYSTSSLVHSSHHGSISSSDTGSHSGRTRADGKEFFRQVRPFK; the protein is encoded by the exons atgatGGCGAAGGATTCTGGTGGCCCCAACTTCGATCTTCCCCAGGAGGTGGTGGAAGTGCTGCCGTCCGATCCTTTCGAGCAGCTCGATGTGGCCCGCAAAATCACCTCCATTGCCCTCTCCACCCGTGTCTCCGCTCTCGAATCCCAGTCCTCCGCCCTCCACTCCAAACTCGCCGACAAGGACCAGCTCGTCGCTGACCTCCGGGCCCAGATTGAGTATCTCGACGCCTCCCTATCCGATACCGCCGATCAACTCGCCCTTGCCAACGAGGAAAAG GCGAGCTTGCTAAAACAGAACGCTTCGCTGTCCAACACCGTGAAGAAGCTTAATCGAGATGTCTCCAAG TTGGAGGTCTTCAGGAAGACACTCGTGCAATCTCTTCAAGAGGAGGATGAAAATAAT GTAGGGGCTCCAGAGGTTGTTGCTAAGATACAAAGCCATTCAAGTTTATCTTCTGCGTCACAGATAGGAG atgatgatGCCACATTTCCATATTCTAGATATTCTTCACTCCAGAGTCAGAGGCCTGAACTAGGAAATTCATTTGCAGAGGATCATGAGGCTGATG TAAGACCTCGCATCTCACCTGGCCTCCTATTAGCATCCCAAGCTGGCACACCTCAGCTCACTCCTCCAGATTCCCCCCATAGCCTATCTGCATCGGTGTCTCCAGCAAGAACATCTAAACCTGTGTCTCCAAGGCTGTATTCAACGTCTTCTTTGGTGCACTCAAGCCATCATGGTTCGATATCAAGCTCTGACACAGGATCGCATAGTG GAAGAACACGGGCTGATGGGAAAGAATTCTTTCGCCAAGTCAG GCCTTTCAAATGA